A DNA window from Candidatus Woesearchaeota archaeon contains the following coding sequences:
- the trxA gene encoding thioredoxin has translation MQPRIIQRTHLLKEGLTMLQLTTSNFKSTIGNGVTVVDFWAEWCGPCRALAPAFETVSGELKTITFAKLNVDEERELAQDHGVMSIPCLIVFKNGTEVDRLVGNMSKEMLKQKLVKWN, from the coding sequence ATGCAACCGCGCATCATCCAGCGCACGCACCTGCTGAAGGAGGGCCTGACCATGCTCCAGCTCACCACGAGTAACTTCAAGAGCACCATCGGAAATGGGGTCACGGTGGTTGACTTCTGGGCAGAATGGTGCGGCCCTTGCCGAGCACTGGCGCCTGCGTTTGAAACGGTGTCTGGCGAGCTCAAGACGATTACATTTGCAAAGCTCAACGTCGATGAGGAACGTGAGCTTGCCCAAGACCACGGCGTGATGAGCATACCCTGCCTGATTGTGTTCAAAAACGGGACAGAAGTTGACCGGCTCGTTGGAAATATGAGCAAAGAGATGTTGAAGCAGAAACTGGTGAAATGGAATTAA
- a CDS encoding NYN domain-containing protein, translating into MVHHKDQRIGVFIDVQNMYYSAKNLYGLKVNFAMILKAAIRGRKLTRAVCYVINADVKGEKDFHQALEKIGYEVRAKDLQIFFGGAKKGDWDIGIAMDVMRLAAKIDVVVLVSGDGDFQDLLEHVEALGCRTEVIAFGRTASSKLKETAHEFLDMDRYPSKFLIGYHHRAAPHHATHATAHHPAHAPAEGGPDHAPAHHE; encoded by the coding sequence ATGGTACACCACAAGGACCAGCGAATTGGCGTTTTTATTGACGTGCAGAATATGTATTATTCTGCAAAGAACTTGTACGGCCTGAAAGTTAATTTTGCCATGATTCTCAAAGCGGCAATTCGCGGCAGAAAACTTACCCGCGCAGTCTGTTATGTTATCAACGCCGATGTCAAGGGGGAAAAGGATTTTCACCAAGCCCTTGAAAAAATCGGCTACGAAGTCCGTGCCAAGGATCTTCAAATTTTCTTCGGCGGCGCAAAAAAAGGCGACTGGGACATCGGTATTGCCATGGATGTCATGCGGCTTGCCGCGAAAATTGATGTTGTCGTGTTGGTATCCGGCGACGGAGACTTCCAAGACCTGTTGGAACACGTTGAAGCGCTCGGCTGCAGAACTGAAGTCATTGCTTTTGGCAGAACCGCGTCATCAAAATTGAAAGAAACTGCGCACGAGTTTTTGGATATGGACCGATATCCATCGAAGTTCTTGATTGGCTATCACCACCGTGCTGCACCGCATCACGCAACTCATGCAACCGCGCATCATCCAGCGCACGCACCTGCTGAAGGAGGGCCTGACCATGCTCCAGCTCACCACGAGTAA
- a CDS encoding DEAD/DEAH box helicase produces MHLSELKGKIPDKVYEIYEKAKLGELRPCQEKALNAGLFEGKSLVVCTPTGSGKTFVAELAMINMVLTKHAGKVVYLAPLKALATEKYKQFKQRYGAMMNIALSIGDLDRPEVHLARQDVIIATSEKMDSVIRHTAPWVKDIRLIIVDEIHLLNDTSRGPTLEILLTLLRRILKNVQILGLSATIGNPEELAQWLGADVVLDTWRPVELRKGVYVDGKVTFHHLRKE; encoded by the coding sequence ATGCACCTCTCTGAACTGAAAGGAAAAATACCGGACAAGGTATATGAAATCTACGAAAAAGCAAAGCTTGGCGAGCTCCGGCCCTGTCAGGAAAAGGCATTGAACGCAGGCCTGTTTGAAGGAAAAAGTCTGGTGGTCTGCACGCCAACCGGCTCGGGGAAAACATTTGTTGCAGAGCTTGCCATGATAAACATGGTGCTGACAAAACACGCCGGCAAAGTCGTGTATCTGGCACCGCTGAAAGCGCTGGCAACTGAGAAATACAAGCAGTTCAAGCAGCGCTACGGCGCGATGATGAACATTGCGCTGTCCATCGGCGACCTTGACCGCCCAGAGGTGCATCTTGCACGGCAGGATGTGATTATTGCAACGTCTGAAAAAATGGATTCAGTCATACGGCACACGGCGCCGTGGGTGAAAGACATCCGCCTGATTATTGTTGATGAAATTCATTTGTTGAATGATACCAGCCGTGGCCCGACACTTGAAATTCTTCTGACGCTACTCCGGCGGATTCTGAAAAACGTCCAGATTCTCGGCTTGAGCGCGACGATTGGCAATCCGGAAGAGCTCGCGCAGTGGCTTGGCGCCGACGTAGTTCTTGATACCTGGCGGCCGGTGGAACTGCGGAAGGGCGTGTATGTGGATGGAAAAGTGACGTTTCATCACTTAAGAAAAGAATAA
- a CDS encoding histidine phosphatase family protein, translating into MKLHIYLFRHGQTYYNRDHVFTGWKDSRLTPRGKKDAQKIAEKLKHKRIDVAFQTRLSRSIDTLKPVLKYHPECKRIIKDDRMIERSYGNVQGHHHSWFVKKQGEHDYKTLLHWHKMDHLHGKQREEFIKKHGEADLKIIRRSYTTRPPGGESVKMVEKRVRSFIKDLLKIMKQKKVNVAISAHGNSMRPFRRYFEHLTVPQMMKLENPWDDYFEYVVEIR; encoded by the coding sequence GTGAAACTGCACATCTATCTCTTCCGCCACGGCCAGACGTACTATAATAGGGACCACGTGTTTACCGGCTGGAAGGATTCGCGATTAACACCGCGCGGAAAAAAAGACGCGCAGAAAATTGCTGAAAAATTAAAACACAAACGGATTGACGTTGCGTTTCAAACGCGACTGTCGCGCTCCATTGACACGCTGAAGCCAGTGCTGAAATATCATCCGGAATGCAAACGGATTATCAAGGACGACCGCATGATTGAGCGGAGCTATGGAAATGTACAGGGGCACCACCATTCATGGTTTGTGAAAAAACAGGGTGAACACGACTACAAAACGCTTTTGCACTGGCATAAGATGGACCACCTGCATGGAAAGCAAAGAGAGGAGTTCATCAAAAAACATGGCGAAGCAGACCTTAAAATAATCCGCCGCAGCTATACCACCCGGCCGCCCGGCGGCGAAAGCGTCAAGATGGTCGAAAAACGCGTTCGCTCATTCATTAAGGATTTGCTGAAGATAATGAAGCAAAAAAAAGTCAATGTCGCTATTTCTGCACACGGTAATTCAATGCGGCCGTTCCGGAGATACTTTGAGCATCTCACCGTCCCCCAAATGATGAAACTGGAAAATCCGTGGGACGATTATTTTGAGTATGTGGTTGAAATAAGATAA
- the eno gene encoding phosphopyruvate hydratase, giving the protein MIQNIHARQILDSRGNPTIEVEMCSPKGMVRASDPSGASTGAHEAVELRDKTRAYHGKGVLRAVQSVNKIIRPVLIGKTPEQTAVDNTLLFLDHTLNKSRLGANAMLGVSMATARLAALEKNKSLYEHIASLAHTRPILPMPFANILNGGRHAAGGLPIQELMIVPTHARTFAQATQMVVETYDELKQLIAHRYGKQWTLVGDEGGFAPPLKDAFEALNLIEEAIYRAGYKKQMKIAIDAAASEFYNKKTKKYTIGRDMSADKLTDYYWTLLEDYSIISLEDPFAEDDFDAWQSLMQHIRGKKIKKLQQGFQIVGDDLLVTNIKRIETALEKELCNALLLKVNQIGTVTEALSAAKVAMHYGWKVMVSHRSGETEDSFIADLAVGLGCGQIKLGAPCRGERTAKYNQLLRIEEELGKKARYGWR; this is encoded by the coding sequence ATGATTCAAAACATCCATGCACGCCAGATTCTTGACTCGCGCGGCAATCCGACCATTGAAGTGGAAATGTGTTCGCCAAAAGGAATGGTGCGCGCATCTGATCCATCCGGCGCGTCAACCGGCGCACATGAAGCTGTGGAACTGCGCGACAAAACACGTGCGTATCACGGCAAAGGCGTGCTCCGTGCCGTGCAGAGTGTTAACAAAATCATTCGGCCGGTGCTGATAGGAAAAACGCCGGAGCAGACAGCGGTTGACAATACTCTTCTGTTTCTCGACCACACGCTCAATAAGTCACGGCTCGGCGCCAACGCAATGCTCGGCGTGAGCATGGCTACAGCACGGCTTGCTGCGCTGGAAAAAAACAAGTCTCTGTACGAACACATCGCATCGCTCGCCCACACACGGCCGATACTGCCGATGCCGTTTGCTAACATACTCAACGGCGGCAGGCACGCTGCCGGCGGACTGCCGATTCAGGAACTGATGATTGTGCCAACGCACGCACGCACTTTTGCGCAGGCAACACAGATGGTGGTGGAAACATACGACGAACTCAAACAATTAATTGCACACCGATATGGAAAACAATGGACGCTCGTCGGTGACGAAGGAGGATTTGCCCCGCCGCTCAAAGATGCGTTTGAGGCGCTCAATCTTATTGAAGAAGCAATCTACCGTGCCGGCTACAAAAAACAGATGAAGATAGCGATTGACGCAGCTGCGTCAGAATTCTACAACAAAAAAACAAAAAAATACACCATAGGCAGAGACATGAGCGCAGACAAGCTGACGGACTATTACTGGACACTCCTCGAGGATTATTCGATTATTTCTCTCGAAGACCCATTCGCTGAAGACGATTTTGACGCATGGCAGAGCCTGATGCAGCACATTCGTGGCAAAAAAATAAAAAAACTCCAGCAAGGGTTTCAAATCGTCGGCGATGACCTGCTCGTGACTAACATCAAGCGCATTGAAACCGCACTCGAAAAAGAATTGTGCAACGCGCTGCTGCTGAAAGTCAACCAAATCGGCACGGTAACCGAGGCGCTTTCCGCTGCAAAAGTCGCGATGCACTACGGCTGGAAGGTCATGGTGAGCCACCGCTCCGGCGAAACAGAAGACTCATTCATCGCTGACCTTGCCGTTGGCTTGGGCTGCGGCCAGATAAAATTGGGTGCGCCATGCCGTGGAGAACGGACAGCGAAGTATAACCAGCTGCTGCGAATTGAAGAGGAGCTCGGGAAGAAAGCACGCTACGGATGGCGATGA
- a CDS encoding HD domain-containing protein, whose translation MSLNNDVSEVVRHATHTPWVAENLWLLYRHDVDTYRHSCRVGIRSVELGILDGVEKQTYALLAVCGLLHDIGKTSVPSKYLNKNGPLTPDEQEVMDRHPLRGFMLLKSDHRVPPEVLRSVVSHHTWQRRRYPDNVPALAGISREIAQIVALADSYDALTSERAYKKALPHEKAIDILRAQYTGEPRLLERAERLEPLVKMH comes from the coding sequence ATGAGCCTCAACAACGATGTGAGTGAAGTAGTCCGGCATGCAACGCACACTCCGTGGGTTGCTGAAAACCTGTGGCTGCTATACAGACACGACGTTGATACCTACCGGCACAGTTGTCGGGTAGGGATTCGAAGTGTTGAACTCGGCATATTGGATGGAGTTGAAAAACAAACATATGCTCTGCTCGCGGTGTGCGGCCTTCTGCATGATATTGGAAAAACAAGCGTGCCCAGCAAGTATTTGAACAAGAATGGCCCTCTGACGCCGGACGAGCAAGAAGTTATGGATCGCCATCCGCTCCGCGGATTTATGCTTCTCAAAAGTGACCATCGGGTCCCTCCAGAAGTGCTGCGCTCAGTAGTGAGCCACCATACGTGGCAGCGGCGCAGGTATCCTGACAATGTTCCGGCTCTGGCGGGGATCAGCAGAGAAATTGCACAGATTGTCGCGCTCGCTGATAGCTACGACGCGCTCACCAGTGAACGCGCGTATAAGAAAGCCCTACCACATGAGAAGGCAATTGATATTCTCCGCGCACAATATACCGGCGAACCGAGATTGCTTGAGCGTGCTGAACGGCTGGAGCCTTTAGTGAAGATGCACTAA
- a CDS encoding DNA polymerase ligase N-terminal domain-containing protein produces MHMQLFTKKYKYVIHEHHASHLHWDLRLEHHGVLKSWAVPKKPSPNPAVKRLAIQVPGHALSYAKFHGTIPKDHYGAGMVKIWDSGWHELQAWTSTKVITKLHGRKLKGLYCLTKFPQSGPKNWLFFKKKETKMKKGYRKGRFL; encoded by the coding sequence ATGCACATGCAACTCTTCACCAAAAAATACAAGTATGTCATCCATGAGCACCATGCTTCGCACCTGCACTGGGACCTTCGCCTTGAACACCACGGTGTGCTGAAGTCGTGGGCCGTACCAAAAAAGCCGTCGCCGAATCCTGCCGTGAAACGGCTCGCAATTCAGGTTCCTGGCCACGCGCTGTCCTACGCGAAATTTCATGGCACGATACCAAAAGACCACTATGGCGCCGGCATGGTAAAAATTTGGGACTCTGGGTGGCATGAGCTGCAGGCATGGACCAGCACGAAAGTGATAACAAAACTCCATGGCAGAAAATTAAAAGGACTGTATTGTTTGACCAAATTCCCGCAGTCAGGGCCAAAGAACTGGCTATTTTTTAAAAAGAAGGAAACAAAGATGAAGAAGGGATACAGAAAAGGTAGGTTTTTATAG
- a CDS encoding FAD-dependent oxidoreductase — MNNQKKSVVIVGGGFAGAYVARHLQKDKEFSVTLIDTKDYFEFTPGVLRTIVQPLHLGRIQALHQQYLKKAKFIQGEVIEVTEHDVAVGKQRIPFDYLVVSSGSTYNLPIKQQNVVSATRGATLHTYYEKLMQAKKILIIGGGIVGVELAAEIAAEYYDKHVILVHSHDALMPRMPAKAQQHAEKFLKKRGVEILFNEKIIGSTGNRYATPAGKQITADLAFLCTGIKPNTHFMMKHFSERMDEKNQVYTSVYLQVKGYENIFIAGDITAIPEEKTAQNAEEHAKVIVHNIRALEKKEALKEYNSAPRPMVISLGTWNGILVKKDFVLTGIIPAFLKWFVELKTMWQYR; from the coding sequence ATGAATAACCAAAAAAAGAGCGTGGTGATTGTCGGCGGCGGCTTTGCAGGCGCATATGTTGCACGCCATTTGCAAAAAGACAAAGAATTCAGCGTTACCCTCATTGATACAAAAGACTACTTTGAATTTACTCCCGGCGTGCTTCGCACGATTGTCCAGCCGCTCCATCTTGGCAGAATTCAGGCGCTGCACCAGCAGTACCTGAAAAAAGCAAAATTCATTCAAGGCGAAGTGATTGAAGTCACTGAACACGACGTTGCCGTCGGAAAGCAGCGCATCCCGTTTGATTATCTCGTCGTGAGCAGCGGCTCGACGTACAACCTGCCGATCAAGCAGCAGAATGTTGTTTCTGCCACCCGCGGCGCAACGCTTCACACCTATTATGAAAAACTGATGCAGGCAAAAAAAATTCTTATCATCGGCGGCGGCATTGTGGGGGTTGAGCTTGCTGCAGAAATTGCGGCTGAATATTATGACAAGCATGTTATTCTTGTGCATTCCCACGATGCACTGATGCCACGCATGCCTGCCAAGGCGCAGCAGCACGCAGAAAAATTCCTGAAAAAAAGGGGCGTTGAGATACTCTTCAACGAGAAAATTATCGGCAGCACTGGCAATCGGTATGCAACACCTGCTGGAAAACAAATTACGGCAGACCTTGCTTTTTTGTGCACGGGCATCAAGCCAAACACTCATTTCATGATGAAACATTTTAGCGAGCGCATGGACGAGAAAAACCAGGTGTACACCAGCGTGTATCTGCAGGTAAAAGGATACGAAAACATCTTTATTGCCGGTGACATCACTGCTATCCCTGAAGAAAAAACAGCGCAGAATGCCGAAGAGCATGCAAAAGTTATTGTTCACAACATTCGCGCGCTCGAAAAAAAAGAGGCGCTCAAGGAATACAACTCCGCACCGCGCCCTATGGTCATCAGCCTCGGCACATGGAATGGTATCCTGGTAAAAAAAGATTTTGTGCTGACCGGAATTATTCCCGCGTTTCTGAAATGGTTTGTTGAATTGAAAACGATGTGGCAGTACCGATAA